The following are encoded together in the Pseudomonas maumuensis genome:
- a CDS encoding aldehyde dehydrogenase (NADP(+)) — translation MTLTGNLLIGQRAVPGNRDAIHAIDPATNTKLDPPYAGASGEQVAQACALAWAAFDTYRATPLEQRAGFLETIADQIEALGDALIDRAHAETGLPKARLLGERGRTCAQLRTFARVVRAGEWLDVRVDNALPERQPLARPDLRQRQVALGPVAVFGASNFPLAFSVAGGDTASALAAGCPVVVKAHGAHPGTSELVGQAVARAVAQCELPEGVFSLLYGAGREVGIGLVTDPRIKAVGFTGSRTGGLALCQAAQTRPEPIPVYAEMSSINPVFLFDAALHSRSETLAQGFVTSLTQGAGQFCTNPGLVIARQSLALEDFLVAASAHVRQATAQTMLTPGIASAYVSGVAALSENQNARCAASGLPAQGSNQCQAQLFVTTAQAFLADPTLQAEVFGATSLVVACDNDEQIRQVAEHLEGQLTATLHLDEADLHSARRLLPTLERKAGRILVNGWPTGVEVSDAMVHGGPFPATSDARSTSVGTAAILRFLRPVCYQDFPDALLPGALQQANPLHLRRRLDGQREA, via the coding sequence ATGACCCTGACAGGCAACCTGCTGATCGGCCAGCGTGCCGTGCCCGGCAACCGCGATGCGATCCACGCCATCGACCCGGCCACCAACACTAAGCTCGACCCACCCTACGCCGGCGCCAGCGGCGAACAGGTGGCTCAGGCCTGCGCCCTGGCGTGGGCGGCATTCGATACCTACCGCGCAACGCCCCTCGAACAACGCGCCGGTTTTCTCGAAACCATCGCCGATCAGATCGAAGCACTGGGCGATGCGCTGATCGACCGCGCCCACGCCGAAACCGGCCTGCCCAAGGCCCGCCTGCTGGGTGAGCGTGGCCGCACCTGCGCCCAGCTGCGCACCTTCGCCCGGGTGGTACGCGCCGGTGAGTGGCTGGATGTGCGCGTGGACAATGCCCTGCCCGAGCGCCAGCCGCTGGCCCGCCCGGACCTGCGCCAACGCCAGGTGGCCCTGGGCCCGGTGGCGGTGTTTGGCGCCAGCAACTTCCCGCTGGCCTTCTCGGTGGCCGGCGGCGACACCGCCTCGGCACTGGCCGCGGGCTGCCCGGTGGTGGTCAAGGCCCACGGCGCCCACCCCGGCACCAGCGAGCTGGTCGGCCAGGCGGTGGCCCGGGCGGTCGCGCAGTGCGAACTGCCCGAAGGCGTGTTTTCCCTGTTGTACGGCGCGGGCCGTGAAGTGGGCATCGGCCTGGTCACTGATCCACGTATCAAGGCGGTCGGCTTCACCGGTTCGCGCACCGGCGGCCTCGCTCTATGCCAGGCCGCACAGACTCGCCCAGAGCCGATCCCGGTCTATGCCGAGATGAGCTCGATCAATCCGGTGTTCCTGTTCGATGCCGCCCTGCATTCGCGCAGTGAAACCCTGGCGCAAGGCTTCGTCACGTCGCTGACCCAGGGCGCCGGCCAGTTCTGCACCAATCCGGGTCTGGTGATCGCCCGGCAGAGCCTGGCCCTCGAAGACTTCCTGGTTGCCGCCAGCGCCCATGTTCGACAAGCCACGGCGCAGACCATGCTCACCCCAGGTATCGCCAGTGCCTACGTCAGCGGCGTAGCAGCACTGAGCGAAAACCAAAACGCCCGGTGCGCGGCGAGCGGTCTGCCGGCACAGGGGTCGAACCAGTGCCAGGCTCAGTTGTTCGTCACCACCGCGCAGGCGTTTCTTGCCGACCCTACGCTGCAAGCCGAAGTGTTCGGCGCTACCTCACTGGTGGTGGCATGCGACAACGATGAACAAATCCGTCAGGTGGCCGAGCATCTGGAAGGCCAACTGACCGCCACCCTGCACCTGGACGAGGCCGATCTGCACAGCGCCCGCCGCCTGCTGCCGACCCTCGAACGCAAGGCCGGGCGGATCCTGGTCAATGGCTGGCCGACCGGGGTCGAGGTCAGCGACGCCATGGTCCATGGCGGCCCGTTCCCGGCCACCTCGGACGCCCGCAGTACCTCGGTGGGCACTGCGGCGATCCTGCGCTTCCTGCGCCCGGTGTGCTACCAGGACTTCCCCGACGCCCTGCTGCCCGGTGCATTGCAGCAGGCCAATCCGCTGCACCTGCGGCGGCGGCTCGATGGCCAGCGGGAAGCCTGA
- a CDS encoding dihydrodipicolinate synthase family protein, producing the protein MTDNIFTGTMPALMTPCTAERKPDFDALVRKGRELIEAGMSAVVYCGSMGDWPLLTEAERQEGVARLVAAGIPTIVGTGAVNTREAVSHAAHAAKVGAAGLMVIPRVLSRGASLIAQKHHFSAILAAAPKLPAVIYNSPYYGFATRADLFFELRREYPNLIGFKEFGGGADLRYAAEHITSQDDAVTLMVGVDTQVVHGFVNCNATGAITGIGNALPREVLQLVSLSKRAAKGDAKARRQARELEAALAVLSSFDEGCDLVLYYKHLMVLNGDTEYRLHFNETDALSDAQRNYAEQQYALFRSWYASWSAEQNQA; encoded by the coding sequence CGAGCGCAAGCCGGACTTCGACGCCCTGGTGCGCAAGGGCCGCGAACTGATCGAGGCCGGCATGAGCGCGGTGGTGTACTGCGGCTCGATGGGCGACTGGCCGCTGCTGACCGAGGCCGAACGCCAGGAAGGCGTGGCGCGCCTGGTGGCCGCCGGCATCCCGACCATCGTCGGCACCGGCGCGGTGAACACCCGCGAAGCCGTATCCCATGCCGCCCACGCCGCCAAGGTCGGTGCCGCCGGCCTGATGGTCATCCCCCGCGTGCTGTCCCGTGGCGCCTCGCTGATCGCCCAGAAGCACCACTTCTCGGCGATCCTCGCCGCCGCGCCGAAGCTGCCGGCGGTGATCTACAACAGCCCCTACTACGGCTTCGCCACCCGCGCCGACCTGTTCTTCGAACTACGCCGCGAGTACCCGAACCTGATCGGCTTCAAGGAGTTCGGCGGCGGCGCCGACCTGCGCTACGCCGCCGAGCACATCACCTCCCAGGACGACGCCGTGACCCTGATGGTCGGCGTCGACACGCAAGTGGTGCATGGCTTCGTCAACTGCAACGCCACCGGCGCCATCACCGGCATCGGCAACGCCCTGCCCCGCGAAGTCTTGCAACTGGTCAGCCTGAGCAAGCGCGCCGCCAAGGGCGATGCCAAGGCCCGGCGTCAGGCACGTGAGCTGGAAGCAGCGCTGGCGGTACTGTCGTCGTTCGATGAAGGCTGCGACCTGGTGCTGTACTACAAGCACCTGATGGTGCTCAACGGCGACACCGAGTACCGCCTGCACTTCAACGAAACCGATGCCCTCAGCGACGCCCAGCGCAACTATGCCGAGCAGCAGTACGCGCTGTTCCGCAGCTGGTACGCCAGCTGGTCGGCCGAACAGAACCAGGCCTGA